In Escherichia ruysiae, a genomic segment contains:
- a CDS encoding M48 metallopeptidase family protein translates to MSNLTYLQGYPEQLLSQVRTLINEQRLGDVLAKRYPGTHDYATDKALWQYTQDLKNQFLRNAPPINKVMYDNKIHVLKNALGLHTAVSRVQGGKLKAKAEIRVATVFRNAPEPFLRMIVVHELAHLKEKEHNKAFYQLCCHMEPQYHQLEFDTRLWLTQLSLEQDKI, encoded by the coding sequence ATGAGCAATCTTACTTATCTTCAGGGTTATCCCGAGCAGCTACTTTCCCAGGTGCGCACGCTGATTAATGAACAACGTCTGGGCGATGTGCTGGCAAAACGCTATCCGGGAACGCACGACTACGCCACCGATAAAGCCCTCTGGCAATATACCCAGGATCTGAAAAATCAGTTTCTGCGCAATGCCCCGCCGATCAATAAAGTGATGTATGACAACAAGATCCATGTGCTAAAAAACGCGCTCGGGTTACATACCGCTGTTTCTCGTGTGCAGGGCGGCAAGCTGAAAGCGAAAGCAGAGATCCGCGTCGCTACCGTGTTTCGCAACGCGCCGGAACCGTTTTTACGTATGATCGTCGTCCATGAACTGGCGCATCTGAAAGAGAAAGAGCACAACAAAGCGTTCTATCAATTGTGTTGCCATATGGAACCGCAGTACCACCAGCTTGAGTTTGACACCCGGCTGTGGCTAACGCAGTTGTCGCTTGAGCAGGACAAAATCTGA
- the uxaA gene encoding altronate dehydratase has product MQYIKIHALDNVAVALADLAEGTEVSVDNQTVTLRQDVARGHKFALTDIAKGANVIKYGLPIGYALADIAAGEHVHAHNTRTNLSDLDQYRYQPDFHDLPAQAADREVQIYRRANGDVGVRNELWILPTVGCVNGIARQIQNRFLKETNNAEGTDGVFLFSHTYGCSQLGDDHINTRTMLQNMVRHPNAGAVLVIGLGCENNQVDVFRETLGDIDPERVHFMICQQQDDEIEAGIEHLHQLYNVMRNDKREPGKLSELKFGLECGGSDGLSGITANPMLGRFSDYVIANGGTTVLTEVPEMFGAEQLLMDHCRDEATFEKLVTMVNDFKQYFIAHDQPIYENPSPGNKAGGITTLEDKSLGCTQKAGSSVVVDVLRYGERLKTPGLNLLSAPGNDAVATSALAGAGCHMVLFSTGRGTPYGGFVPTVKIATNSELAAKKKHWIDFDAGQLIHGKAMPQLLEEFIDTIVEFANGKQTCNERNDFRELAIFKSGVTL; this is encoded by the coding sequence ATGCAATACATCAAGATCCATGCACTGGATAACGTCGCGGTTGCTTTAGCAGATTTGGCGGAAGGCACAGAAGTCAGTGTCGATAACCAAACCGTTACGCTGCGCCAGGATGTCGCTCGAGGACATAAATTTGCGTTAACGGATATCGCAAAAGGGGCCAACGTTATTAAATACGGCCTGCCGATTGGTTATGCACTGGCGGATATTGCGGCGGGGGAACACGTTCACGCCCACAATACGCGCACGAATCTGAGCGATCTGGATCAGTATCGCTATCAACCTGATTTTCACGATCTGCCAGCACAAGCGGCAGATCGTGAAGTGCAGATCTATCGTCGCGCTAACGGCGATGTCGGGGTGCGTAACGAGCTGTGGATCCTGCCAACCGTGGGCTGTGTCAACGGCATCGCGCGGCAGATCCAGAACCGTTTCCTGAAAGAGACCAACAACGCTGAAGGTACTGACGGCGTGTTCCTCTTCAGCCACACCTACGGCTGCTCACAACTGGGTGACGATCACATCAATACCCGCACTATGCTGCAAAACATGGTGCGCCACCCGAACGCAGGTGCGGTGCTGGTGATTGGTCTGGGCTGTGAAAACAATCAGGTCGATGTCTTCCGTGAAACGCTGGGGGACATCGATCCTGAACGCGTTCATTTCATGATCTGCCAGCAGCAGGACGATGAAATCGAAGCCGGGATCGAGCATTTGCATCAGCTGTATAACGTGATGCGCAACGATAAACGCGAGCCAGGCAAACTCAGCGAACTGAAGTTTGGTCTGGAGTGCGGTGGTTCTGATGGTCTTTCTGGTATTACCGCTAACCCGATGCTGGGGCGTTTTTCTGACTACGTGATTGCTAACGGCGGTACTACCGTACTGACCGAAGTGCCGGAGATGTTTGGCGCAGAGCAGTTGCTGATGGATCATTGCCGCGACGAAGCAACGTTTGAAAAACTGGTCACCATGGTCAACGACTTCAAACAGTACTTTATTGCTCATGACCAGCCCATTTACGAAAACCCATCACCGGGGAACAAAGCGGGCGGTATCACCACGCTGGAAGACAAATCACTTGGATGTACCCAGAAAGCGGGTTCCAGTGTCGTGGTTGACGTGCTGCGTTACGGCGAGCGTCTGAAAACGCCGGGGCTGAACTTGTTAAGTGCGCCGGGTAACGATGCCGTAGCGACCAGTGCCCTGGCGGGCGCCGGCTGTCACATGGTGCTGTTCAGTACCGGTCGAGGTACGCCGTATGGTGGTTTTGTGCCGACGGTGAAAATTGCCACCAACAGTGAACTGGCGGCGAAGAAAAAACACTGGATCGACTTTGACGCGGGTCAGTTGATTCACGGAAAAGCGATGCCGCAGTTGCTGGAAGAATTTATCGATACCATCGTTGAGTTTGCCAACGGTAAGCAAACTTGCAACGAGCGTAACGACTTCCGCGAACTGGCGATCTTCAAAAGCGGCGTAACGCTATAA
- a CDS encoding YgjV family protein, protein MTAYWLAQGVGVIAFLIGITTFFNRDERRFKKQLSVYSAVIGVHFFLLGTYPAGASAILNAIRTLITLRTRSLWVMAIFIVLTGGIGLAKFHHPVELLPVIGTIVSTWALFRCKGLTMRCVMWFSTCCWVIHNFWAGSIGGTMIEGSFLLMNGLNIIRFWRMQKRGIDPFKVEKTPSAVDERG, encoded by the coding sequence ATGACCGCGTATTGGCTGGCCCAGGGCGTGGGTGTCATCGCCTTTCTGATTGGTATCACTACATTTTTTAACCGTGACGAACGTCGCTTCAAAAAGCAGCTTTCGGTCTATAGCGCCGTTATTGGCGTGCATTTTTTCCTCCTGGGCACTTATCCTGCCGGTGCCAGTGCCATCCTTAATGCTATTCGTACGTTGATTACCTTACGCACGCGCAGCTTATGGGTAATGGCGATATTTATTGTGCTGACTGGCGGAATCGGCCTGGCGAAGTTCCATCATCCTGTTGAACTATTGCCGGTTATTGGCACGATTGTCAGTACCTGGGCGCTGTTCCGCTGTAAAGGGCTGACCATGCGCTGCGTAATGTGGTTTTCAACGTGTTGCTGGGTGATTCACAACTTCTGGGCGGGGTCGATTGGCGGCACGATGATTGAGGGCAGTTTTCTGCTAATGAATGGCCTGAATATCATTCGTTTCTGGCGGATGCAGAAAAGGGGAATTGATCCATTTAAAGTAGAGAAAACCCCTTCCGCCGTTGACGAAAGGGGTTAA
- the alx gene encoding TerC family membrane protein Alx, whose protein sequence is MNTVGTPLLWGGFAVVVAIMLAIDLLLQGRRGAHAMTMKQAAAWSLVWVTLSLLFNAAFWWYLVQTQGREVADPQALAFLTGYLIEKSLAVDNVFVWLMLFSYFSVPAALQRRVLVYGVLGAIVLRTVMIFTGSWLISQFDWILYIFGAFLLFTGVKMALAHEDESGIGDKPLVRWLRGHLRMTDTIDNEHFFVRKNGLLYATPLMLVLILVELSDVIFAVDSIPAIFAVTTDPFIVLTSNLFAILGLRAMYFLLAGVAERFSMLKYGLAVILVFIGIKMLIVDFYHIPIAVSLGVVFGILVMTFIINAWVNYRHDKQRVE, encoded by the coding sequence ATGAATACTGTCGGCACGCCGTTGCTATGGGGCGGATTCGCTGTTGTTGTCGCCATTATGCTGGCTATCGACCTGTTGTTGCAGGGGCGTCGTGGGGCACATGCCATGACCATGAAACAGGCTGCGGCCTGGTCGCTGGTCTGGGTGACGCTGTCGTTACTGTTTAACGCCGCTTTCTGGTGGTATCTGGTGCAGACACAGGGGCGCGAAGTCGCTGACCCGCAGGCGCTGGCCTTCCTCACGGGTTATCTGATTGAGAAATCGCTGGCGGTCGATAACGTCTTCGTCTGGTTAATGTTGTTCAGCTATTTCTCTGTTCCGGCGGCATTACAGCGCCGCGTGCTGGTGTATGGCGTGCTCGGGGCGATTGTTCTGCGTACCGTCATGATCTTCACCGGTAGCTGGCTGATTTCGCAGTTCGACTGGATCCTGTATATCTTCGGTGCATTCCTGCTGTTTACCGGCGTGAAGATGGCGCTGGCTCATGAAGATGAATCAGGAATCGGCGACAAGCCGCTGGTGCGCTGGCTGCGCGGTCATTTGCGCATGACCGACACCATCGACAACGAGCATTTCTTTGTGCGTAAGAATGGCTTGTTGTACGCCACACCGCTGATGCTGGTGCTGATTCTGGTGGAATTGAGCGATGTGATTTTCGCCGTGGATAGCATTCCGGCTATCTTCGCTGTTACCACCGATCCGTTTATTGTGCTGACCTCAAACCTGTTTGCGATCCTCGGCCTGCGTGCGATGTATTTCCTGCTGGCAGGCGTAGCAGAACGTTTCTCGATGCTCAAATATGGTCTGGCGGTGATTCTGGTGTTTATCGGTATCAAGATGCTGATTGTCGACTTCTACCATATTCCGATCGCCGTCTCGCTGGGCGTGGTGTTTGGCATTCTGGTGATGACGTTTATTATCAACGCCTGGGTGAATTATCGGCATGATAAGCAGCGGGTAGAATGA
- a CDS encoding SanA/YdcF family protein — MLRAFARLLRRVCFSRRTLKIACLLLLVAGATIFIADRAMVTASKQLTWSDINAVPARNVGLLLGARPGNRYFTRRIDTAAALYHAGKVKWLLVSGDNGRKNYDEASGMQQALIAKGVPAKVIFCDYAGFSTLDSVVRAKKVFGENHITIISQEFHNQRAIWLAKQYGIDAIGFNAPDLNMKHGFYTQLREKLARVSALIDAKILHRQPKYLGPSVMIGPFSEHGCPAKE, encoded by the coding sequence ATGCTGCGCGCATTTGCTCGCCTTCTTCGCCGCGTTTGTTTTTCTCGCCGGACTCTTAAAATTGCCTGTTTATTGTTGCTTGTGGCAGGAGCGACCATTTTTATCGCCGATCGCGCAATGGTCACCGCCAGCAAGCAGCTGACCTGGAGCGATATCAACGCCGTTCCGGCGCGTAACGTGGGTTTATTGCTGGGGGCGAGACCGGGTAATCGCTACTTTACCCGACGCATTGATACCGCAGCAGCGTTGTACCATGCCGGAAAAGTGAAATGGCTGCTGGTAAGTGGCGATAACGGACGTAAAAATTACGATGAAGCATCAGGCATGCAGCAGGCCTTGATCGCTAAAGGCGTACCGGCGAAAGTGATCTTCTGCGACTATGCCGGATTCTCAACGCTGGATTCGGTAGTGCGTGCCAAAAAGGTGTTTGGGGAAAACCATATCACCATTATTTCGCAAGAATTTCATAACCAACGCGCCATCTGGCTGGCAAAACAGTACGGTATCGACGCTATCGGGTTTAACGCGCCAGACCTCAATATGAAGCACGGCTTTTATACTCAACTGCGGGAGAAACTCGCTCGTGTCAGTGCGTTGATTGACGCGAAAATCCTCCATCGCCAGCCGAAATATCTCGGGCCATCGGTCATGATTGGGCCGTTTAGTGAGCATGGCTGTCCGGCGAAAGAATAA
- the fadH gene encoding NADPH-dependent 2,4-dienoyl-CoA reductase, with translation MSYPSLFAPLDLGFTTLKNRVLMGSMHTGLEEYPDGAERLAAFYAERARHGVALIVSGGIAPDFTGVGMEGGAMLNDVSQIPHHRTITEAVHQEGGKIALQILHTGRYSYQPHLVAPSALQAPINRFVPHELSHEEILQLIDNFARCAQLAREAGYDGVEVMGSEGYLINEFLTLRTNQRSDQWGGDYHNRMRFAVEVVRAVRERVGNDFIIIYRLSMLDLVEGGGTFAETVDLAQAIEAAGATIINTGIGWHEARIPTIATPVPRGAFSWVTRQLKGHVSLPLVTTNRINDPQVADDILSRGDADMVSMARPFLADAELLSKAQSGRADEINTCIGCNQACLDQIFVGKVTSCLVNPRACHETKMPILPAVQKKNLAVVGAGPAGLAFAINAAARGHQVTLFDAHSEIGGQFNIAKQIPGKEEFYETLRYYRRMIEVTGVTLKLNHTVTADQLQSFDATILASGIVPRIPPIDGIDHPNVLSYLDVLRDKAPVGDKVAIIGCGGIGFDTAMYLSQPGESTSQNIAGFCNEWGIDSSLQQAGGLSPQGMQIPRSPRQIVMLQRKASKPGQGLGKTTGWIHRTTLLSRGVKMIPGVSYQKIDDDGLHVVINGETQVLAVDNVVICAGQEPNRALAQPLIDSGKTVHLIGGCDVAMELDARRAIAQGTRLALEI, from the coding sequence ATGAGCTACCCGTCGCTGTTCGCCCCGCTTGATTTAGGCTTCACCACGTTAAAAAACCGCGTGTTAATGGGCTCAATGCACACCGGGCTGGAAGAATACCCGGACGGCGCTGAACGGCTGGCGGCGTTTTATGCTGAACGCGCCCGTCACGGCGTGGCGCTGATTGTCAGCGGCGGCATTGCGCCAGATTTCACAGGTGTAGGGATGGAAGGCGGCGCAATGCTCAATGACGTCAGCCAGATCCCGCACCATCGCACCATTACTGAAGCGGTGCATCAGGAAGGCGGCAAAATCGCCCTGCAAATTTTGCATACCGGGCGCTACAGCTACCAGCCGCATCTGGTCGCCCCGTCCGCATTGCAGGCTCCCATCAACCGTTTCGTTCCCCATGAGTTAAGCCATGAAGAGATCCTGCAGCTGATCGACAATTTCGCCCGCTGCGCGCAACTGGCGCGGGAGGCCGGATACGATGGCGTCGAAGTGATGGGTTCCGAAGGGTATTTGATCAACGAATTTCTGACGCTGCGCACCAATCAGCGTAGTGACCAGTGGGGCGGCGATTACCACAACCGGATGCGGTTTGCCGTAGAAGTAGTGCGTGCGGTGCGCGAACGCGTCGGCAACGACTTCATTATTATCTACCGCCTGTCGATGCTCGACCTGGTCGAAGGCGGCGGTACTTTTGCCGAAACGGTAGATCTGGCGCAGGCCATTGAAGCGGCTGGCGCAACCATTATTAATACTGGCATTGGCTGGCATGAAGCGCGTATTCCGACCATCGCCACGCCCGTGCCGCGCGGTGCCTTTAGCTGGGTCACGCGCCAACTGAAAGGCCACGTCTCGCTGCCGCTGGTGACCACCAACCGGATTAACGATCCGCAGGTTGCCGACGACATTCTCTCGCGCGGTGATGCGGACATGGTGTCGATGGCGCGACCGTTTCTCGCTGATGCGGAGCTGCTGTCAAAAGCGCAATCAGGGCGAGCCGATGAGATCAACACCTGCATTGGCTGCAATCAGGCCTGTCTCGATCAGATCTTCGTTGGCAAAGTCACCTCGTGCCTGGTGAATCCTCGCGCCTGCCACGAAACCAAAATGCCGATCCTTCCTGCCGTGCAGAAAAAAAATCTGGCGGTGGTCGGTGCCGGTCCGGCGGGGCTGGCGTTTGCCATTAACGCGGCGGCGCGTGGTCATCAGGTAACGTTGTTTGATGCGCACAGTGAGATCGGCGGTCAGTTTAATATCGCCAAACAGATCCCCGGCAAAGAGGAGTTTTACGAAACGCTGCGTTACTACCGGCGGATGATCGAAGTAACAGGCGTGACGCTGAAACTCAATCACACCGTGACGGCGGATCAGTTACAGTCGTTCGATGCAACGATCCTCGCTAGCGGGATCGTACCGCGCATTCCGCCTATCGACGGGATCGATCATCCGAATGTATTGAGTTATCTCGATGTACTGCGCGACAAAGCGCCGGTGGGCGACAAAGTTGCCATCATCGGTTGTGGTGGGATTGGCTTTGACACGGCGATGTATTTGAGTCAGCCGGGCGAATCCACCAGCCAGAATATCGCCGGGTTCTGTAATGAGTGGGGGATCGACAGCAGCCTACAACAGGCTGGTGGCTTAAGCCCGCAGGGAATGCAGATCCCTCGTAGCCCACGGCAGATTGTGATGCTCCAGCGCAAAGCCAGCAAACCGGGACAGGGGTTAGGCAAAACCACCGGCTGGATCCATCGCACTACCCTACTCTCGCGCGGAGTGAAAATGATCCCAGGCGTAAGTTATCAGAAGATCGACGATGACGGGCTGCATGTGGTGATCAACGGCGAAACACAGGTATTAGCCGTGGACAATGTGGTGATCTGCGCAGGGCAAGAGCCAAACCGCGCGCTGGCGCAACCGCTGATTGATAGCGGGAAAACCGTGCATTTGATTGGCGGCTGCGACGTGGCTATGGAGCTGGACGCACGCCGAGCGATTGCCCAGGGAACACGGCTTGCACTGGAGATTTAA
- the rlmG gene encoding 23S rRNA (guanine(1835)-N(2))-methyltransferase RlmG, with protein sequence MSHLDNGFRSLTLQRFPATDDVNPLQAWEAADEYLLQQLDDTEICGPVLILNDAFGALSCALAEHKPYSIGDSYISELATRENLRLNGIDESSVKFLDSTADYPQQPGVVLIKVPKTLALLEQQLRALRKVVTSDTRIIAGAKARDIHTSTLELFEKVLGPTTTTLAWKKARLINCTFNEPTLADAPQTVSWKLEGTDWTIHNHANVFSRTGLDIGARFFMQHLPENLEGEIVDLGCGNGVIGLTLLDKNPQAKVVFVDESPMAVASSRLNVETNMPEALDRCEFMINNALSGVEPFRFNAVLCNPPFHQQHALTDNVAWEMFHHARRCLKINGELYIVANRHLDYFHKLKKIFGNCTTIATNNKFVVLKAVKLGRRR encoded by the coding sequence ATGAGCCACTTAGACAACGGTTTCCGTTCACTGACACTACAACGTTTTCCGGCGACGGATGACGTTAACCCGCTACAGGCGTGGGAAGCGGCGGATGAATATCTGCTGCAACAGTTGGACGACACAGAAATCTGCGGCCCGGTGTTGATCCTGAATGATGCTTTTGGCGCATTAAGCTGTGCGCTGGCAGAACATAAGCCGTACAGCATTGGCGACTCGTATATCAGCGAACTGGCAACGCGCGAGAATTTACGTCTCAACGGGATTGATGAGTCGAGTGTGAAGTTTCTCGACAGCACTGCCGACTACCCGCAACAGCCGGGTGTGGTGCTGATCAAAGTACCGAAAACACTGGCATTGCTGGAACAGCAACTGCGTGCGCTGCGCAAAGTGGTCACGTCGGATACGCGTATTATTGCCGGTGCCAAAGCCCGTGACATTCACACTTCCACGCTGGAACTGTTCGAAAAAGTGCTCGGCCCGACCACCACCACGCTGGCATGGAAAAAAGCGCGCCTGATTAATTGCACTTTCAACGAGCCGACGCTGGCCGATGCGCCGCAGACCGTTAGCTGGAAGCTGGAAGGTACTGACTGGACTATCCACAATCACGCGAATGTCTTCTCCCGCACCGGGCTGGATATTGGCGCGCGCTTCTTTATGCAGCATCTGCCGGAGAACCTCGAAGGTGAGATTGTCGATCTCGGCTGTGGTAACGGCGTTATTGGCCTGACATTGCTCGATAAAAACCCGCAGGCGAAAGTGGTGTTTGTCGATGAATCACCGATGGCGGTTGCTTCCAGCCGTTTGAATGTAGAAACCAACATGCCAGAGGCGTTGGATCGCTGCGAGTTTATGATCAACAACGCGCTCTCCGGCGTGGAGCCTTTCCGCTTTAATGCTGTGCTCTGCAACCCGCCGTTTCATCAGCAACATGCGCTGACCGATAACGTCGCCTGGGAGATGTTCCACCACGCCCGCCGCTGCCTGAAAATCAACGGTGAGCTGTATATCGTTGCCAACCGCCATCTGGATTACTTCCATAAACTGAAGAAAATTTTCGGCAACTGCACCACTATTGCTACGAATAATAAATTTGTGGTGCTGAAAGCGGTGAAGCTGGGGCGTCGTCGGTAA
- a CDS encoding Gfo/Idh/MocA family protein: protein MIRFAVIGTNWITRQFVEAAHESGKYKLTAVYSRSLEQAQHFANDFSVEHLFTSLEAMAESDAIDAVYIASPNALHFSQTQLFLSHKIHVICEKPLASNLAEVDAAIACARENQVVLFEAFKTASLPNFHLLRQVLPKVGKLRKVFFNYCQYSSRYQRYLDGENPNTFNPAFSNGSIMDIGFYCLASAVALFGEPKSVQATASLLASGVDAHGVVVMDYGDFSVTLQHSKVSDSVLASEIQGEAGSLVIEKLSECQKVCFVPRGSQMQDLTQPQHINTMLYEAELFATLVDEHLVDHPGLAVSRITAKLLTEIRRQTGVIFPADSVKL, encoded by the coding sequence ATGATACGTTTCGCTGTGATTGGCACGAACTGGATCACTCGTCAGTTCGTCGAGGCCGCCCATGAGAGCGGTAAATACAAGTTAACCGCCGTTTATTCCCGCAGCCTTGAACAGGCTCAGCACTTCGCCAATGATTTTTCTGTCGAGCATCTGTTTACATCGCTGGAAGCGATGGCGGAAAGCGATGCCATTGACGCGGTGTATATTGCCAGCCCGAATGCCCTGCACTTTTCCCAGACACAACTTTTCCTTAGCCATAAAATTCATGTGATTTGCGAGAAGCCGCTGGCGTCGAATCTGGCGGAAGTGGATGCCGCCATTGCCTGCGCACGAGAAAATCAGGTGGTGCTGTTTGAGGCATTTAAAACCGCCAGCCTGCCGAACTTTCATCTGTTACGCCAGGTGCTGCCGAAAGTCGGCAAATTGCGTAAAGTCTTTTTCAACTACTGCCAGTATTCCTCGCGGTATCAGCGTTACCTGGATGGTGAGAATCCCAACACCTTTAATCCGGCGTTCTCTAACGGTTCAATCATGGATATCGGCTTTTACTGCCTGGCGTCGGCGGTGGCGTTATTTGGTGAACCGAAAAGCGTGCAGGCAACCGCCAGTTTGCTGGCAAGTGGTGTAGATGCCCACGGCGTGGTGGTGATGGATTACGGTGATTTCAGCGTCACCTTGCAGCATTCAAAAGTGAGCGATTCTGTGCTGGCAAGCGAGATTCAAGGCGAAGCGGGATCGCTGGTGATTGAAAAACTTTCTGAATGCCAGAAAGTCTGCTTTGTGCCACGCGGCAGCCAGATGCAGGATCTCACCCAACCGCAGCATATTAATACCATGCTCTACGAAGCAGAGCTGTTCGCTACCCTGGTGGATGAGCATCTGGTGGATCATCCAGGGCTGGCGGTCAGTCGCATCACTGCCAAACTGCTGACCGAGATCCGCCGCCAGACTGGGGTGATTTTTCCGGCAGATAGCGTAAAACTATAA
- the higA gene encoding type II toxin-antitoxin system antitoxin HigA → MIAIADILQAGEKLTAVAPFLAGIQNEEQYAQALELVDHLLLNDPENPLLDLVCAKITAWEESAPEFAEFNAMAQAMPGGVAVIRTLMDQYGLTLSDLPEIGSKSMVSRVLNGKRKLTLEHAKKLAARFGISPALFID, encoded by the coding sequence ATGATTGCGATTGCCGACATCTTGCAGGCGGGAGAAAAGCTAACTGCTGTGGCACCTTTTCTGGCGGGTATCCAGAACGAAGAACAATACGCCCAGGCGCTGGAACTGGTCGATCATCTGCTGCTTAACGATCCTGAAAATCCCTTGCTGGATCTGGTGTGTGCCAAAATAACCGCGTGGGAAGAATCAGCGCCCGAATTTGCTGAATTTAATGCCATGGCTCAAGCCATGCCAGGTGGTGTTGCTGTGATTCGTACCCTGATGGATCAATACGGTTTAACCCTTTCCGATCTGCCGGAAATTGGTAGCAAGTCGATGGTGTCACGCGTTTTGAACGGGAAGAGGAAATTAACGCTGGAACACGCTAAAAAACTGGCAGCGCGATTCGGTATTTCTCCCGCCTTGTTTATTGATTAA
- the higB gene encoding type II toxin-antitoxin system toxin HigB, translating into MHLITQKALKDAAEKYPQHKTELVALGNTIAKGYFKKPESLKAVFPSLDNFKYLDKHYVFNVGGNELRVVAMVFFESQKCYIREVMTHKEYDFFTAIHRTKGKK; encoded by the coding sequence ATGCACCTGATCACTCAAAAAGCACTGAAAGATGCTGCGGAAAAATACCCGCAACACAAAACGGAGCTGGTGGCTTTGGGGAACACGATTGCTAAGGGATATTTCAAAAAACCTGAGTCATTAAAAGCAGTGTTCCCATCTCTGGATAACTTCAAATATCTGGATAAGCATTATGTTTTCAATGTCGGGGGCAATGAATTACGTGTTGTCGCAATGGTCTTTTTTGAATCGCAAAAGTGCTACATACGCGAAGTTATGACGCACAAAGAATACGATTTCTTTACCGCCATTCATCGTACTAAGGGGAAAAAATGA
- the sstT gene encoding serine/threonine transporter SstT has translation MTTQHSPGLFRRLAHGSLVKQILVGLVLGIILAWISKPAAEAVGLLGTLFVGALKAVAPILVLMLVMASIANHQHGQKTNIRPILFLYLLGTFSAALAAVVFSFAFPSTLHLSSSAGDISPPSGIVEVMRGLVMSMVSNPIDALLKGNYIGILVWAIGLGFALRHGNETTKNLVNDMSNAVTFMVKLVIRFAPIGIFGLVSSTLATTGFSTLWGYAQLLVVLVGCMLLVALVVNPLLVWWKIRRNPFPLVLLCLRESGVYAFFTRSSAANIPVNMALCEKLNLDRDTYSVSIPLGATINMAGAAITITVLTLAAVNTLGIPVDLPTALLLSVVASLCACGASGVAGGSLLLIPLACNMFGISNDIAMQVVAVGFIIGVLQDSCETALNSSTDVLFTAAVCQAEDERLANSALRN, from the coding sequence ATGACTACGCAACATTCACCGGGGCTATTCCGGCGTCTGGCTCATGGCAGCCTGGTAAAACAAATCCTGGTCGGCCTTGTTCTGGGGATTATTCTGGCATGGATCTCAAAACCGGCGGCTGAAGCTGTTGGTCTGTTAGGCACTTTATTTGTTGGCGCCCTGAAAGCCGTAGCACCCATCCTGGTGCTGATGTTGGTGATGGCTTCCATCGCTAACCACCAACACGGGCAGAAAACCAATATCCGCCCTATTCTGTTCCTCTATCTGCTGGGTACTTTCTCCGCCGCACTGGCCGCAGTCGTTTTCAGCTTCGCCTTCCCTTCTACCCTGCATTTATCCAGTAGCGCAGGCGATATTTCGCCGCCGTCAGGTATTGTGGAAGTGATGCGCGGACTGGTAATGAGCATGGTTTCCAACCCCATCGACGCGCTGTTGAAAGGTAATTACATCGGGATTCTGGTGTGGGCTATTGGCCTCGGTTTCGCGCTGCGTCACGGTAACGAAACCACCAAAAACCTGGTCAATGATATGTCGAATGCCGTCACCTTTATGGTGAAACTGGTGATTCGCTTCGCACCAATCGGTATTTTTGGTCTGGTTTCTTCTACCCTGGCAACTACCGGTTTCTCCACACTGTGGGGCTACGCGCAACTGCTGGTCGTGCTGGTTGGCTGTATGTTGCTGGTGGCGCTGGTGGTTAACCCACTGCTGGTGTGGTGGAAAATTCGTCGTAACCCGTTCCCGCTGGTGCTGCTGTGCCTGCGCGAAAGCGGCGTGTATGCCTTCTTCACCCGCAGCTCTGCGGCGAACATTCCGGTGAATATGGCGCTGTGCGAAAAGCTGAATCTGGATCGCGATACCTATTCCGTTTCTATTCCGCTGGGAGCCACCATCAATATGGCGGGCGCAGCAATCACCATTACGGTGTTGACGCTTGCTGCGGTTAATACGCTGGGTATTCCGGTCGATCTGCCTACGGCGCTGCTGCTGAGCGTGGTTGCTTCCCTATGTGCCTGTGGCGCCTCCGGCGTGGCGGGGGGTTCTCTGCTGCTGATCCCACTGGCCTGTAATATGTTCGGTATTTCGAACGATATCGCCATGCAGGTGGTTGCCGTCGGCTTTATCATCGGCGTGTTGCAGGACTCTTGCGAAACCGCACTGAACTCTTCAACTGACGTGCTGTTCACTGCGGCTGTTTGCCAGGCAGAAGACGAGCGTCTGGCAAATAGCGCCCTGCGTAATTAA